The Beijerinckiaceae bacterium RH AL1 genome has a segment encoding these proteins:
- a CDS encoding Beta-mannosidase (ID:RHAL1_01913;~source:Prodigal:2.6) gives MRIGAWELTQTAPGAWIDAASIAAADWLPALVPGTIGASLQAAGRWTPDDGVGFDAFDVWYRAEITGDGAALLQLDGLATIAEVFLGDARVLVSDNMFVAHEIGLTLAGRHTLHIAFRSLDAHLAGKKGRARWRPKLVRPPALRFVRTLLVGHIPGWGPPVHAVGPYRGVCLVPAADLRIVERHIATSFDRDGDGLIDLAIRLSAKVEGWVTARCGDIDFTLVDDGDGVLRGRAEVPEVQRWWPATHGTPALYAVSVQAGGREFDLGKVGFRTIEVDRDADGKGFGLRINSEQVFCRGACWTPADIVALPFSREAYLPLLTPMRDAGLNMVRVGGTMGYEGDAFHALCDELGLLVWQDFAFSNFDYPAGDAAFRASVEAEVRQFLVRTQGSPSLAVLCGASEVAQQAAMLGMPAPLWSNAIFDELLPAVVAALRPDVPYTPHSPWGGDLPFVANEGISHYYGVSAHLRPIEEARRAEVRFSAESLGFANVPDVAPFALEPDRPEIVHRNDVERVPHEVGASWAFEAIRNHYTETLYGVDVAALRRDDPERFLAFARATSAEVIEATYAEWRRAGSPTQGALVWWWRDIFDGAGWGMLDARNAPKAAHYGLKRASRPVSVVLTDENLNGLAVSLINETAEPIAAKLSLVCLREGETVVMRGETELTLPARRTFGLAASTIWGGFFDTTYAFRFGDPSHDVTVARLAHTDGTLLAEAFHFPLGRGRARHDLGLEAAVEHGEAGAVLVLRTRRLAQSIRLVVDGYRPEDNYFHLAPGEGRRIALAPLGDAAVRPTRRAEPLNGLTPAIF, from the coding sequence ATGCGGATCGGAGCCTGGGAGCTCACGCAGACCGCGCCTGGCGCATGGATAGATGCCGCGTCGATCGCCGCTGCCGACTGGCTGCCGGCCCTCGTGCCCGGCACAATCGGCGCGAGCCTGCAGGCGGCGGGCCGATGGACGCCGGACGACGGCGTCGGCTTCGACGCGTTCGATGTCTGGTACCGCGCCGAGATCACCGGCGACGGTGCGGCGCTGCTCCAGCTCGACGGCCTCGCGACGATCGCCGAGGTTTTTCTCGGCGACGCACGCGTCCTCGTGTCCGACAACATGTTCGTCGCGCACGAGATCGGCCTGACGCTCGCCGGCCGCCACACCCTGCACATCGCCTTCCGCTCGCTCGACGCGCATCTCGCCGGCAAGAAAGGCCGGGCGCGCTGGCGACCGAAGCTGGTGCGCCCGCCCGCCCTGCGCTTCGTCCGCACCCTGCTCGTCGGGCACATCCCCGGCTGGGGGCCGCCTGTGCATGCGGTGGGGCCCTATCGCGGCGTGTGCCTCGTCCCGGCCGCCGATCTGCGGATCGTCGAGCGCCACATTGCCACGAGCTTCGACCGCGATGGCGACGGCCTCATCGATCTCGCCATCCGCCTGTCGGCGAAGGTCGAGGGCTGGGTGACGGCGCGCTGCGGCGACATCGACTTCACGCTCGTCGACGACGGCGACGGTGTCCTTCGCGGCCGCGCCGAGGTGCCCGAGGTGCAGCGCTGGTGGCCGGCGACGCACGGGACGCCGGCGCTCTATGCAGTCTCCGTGCAGGCCGGCGGCCGCGAGTTCGATCTCGGCAAGGTCGGATTTCGCACGATCGAGGTCGATCGCGACGCCGACGGCAAGGGCTTCGGCCTGCGCATCAACAGCGAGCAGGTGTTCTGCCGCGGCGCCTGCTGGACGCCGGCCGACATCGTCGCCCTGCCATTCTCTCGCGAGGCCTACCTGCCGCTGCTGACGCCGATGCGCGACGCCGGCCTCAACATGGTCCGGGTCGGCGGCACGATGGGCTACGAGGGCGACGCCTTCCACGCGCTCTGCGACGAGCTCGGCCTGCTCGTCTGGCAGGATTTCGCCTTCTCGAACTTCGACTATCCCGCCGGCGATGCCGCGTTCCGCGCCTCCGTCGAGGCCGAGGTGCGCCAGTTCCTCGTGCGCACGCAGGGCTCGCCGTCGCTTGCGGTGCTCTGCGGCGCCAGCGAGGTCGCGCAGCAGGCGGCAATGCTCGGCATGCCGGCGCCGCTGTGGTCGAACGCGATCTTCGACGAGCTGCTGCCGGCTGTCGTCGCCGCGTTGCGGCCCGACGTGCCCTACACGCCGCATTCGCCCTGGGGCGGCGACCTGCCGTTCGTCGCCAACGAAGGCATCAGCCATTACTACGGCGTCAGCGCGCATCTCCGGCCGATCGAGGAGGCGCGGCGCGCCGAGGTCCGCTTCTCGGCCGAGAGCCTCGGCTTCGCCAACGTGCCCGATGTCGCGCCCTTCGCGTTGGAGCCGGATCGCCCCGAGATAGTGCATCGCAACGACGTCGAGCGCGTGCCGCACGAGGTCGGCGCCTCCTGGGCCTTCGAGGCCATCCGCAATCACTACACGGAGACGCTGTACGGCGTGGACGTCGCGGCGCTGCGCCGGGACGATCCCGAGCGGTTCCTGGCCTTCGCCCGCGCCACCTCGGCCGAGGTCATCGAGGCGACCTATGCCGAGTGGCGTCGCGCGGGATCGCCGACCCAGGGTGCGCTGGTCTGGTGGTGGCGCGACATCTTCGATGGGGCGGGCTGGGGCATGCTCGACGCGCGCAACGCGCCGAAGGCTGCCCACTATGGACTGAAGCGCGCCTCGCGGCCGGTCTCGGTCGTGCTCACCGACGAGAACCTCAACGGGCTGGCGGTCAGCCTGATCAACGAAACGGCCGAGCCGATCGCGGCCAAGCTGTCGCTCGTCTGCCTGCGCGAGGGCGAAACGGTCGTCATGCGCGGCGAGACCGAGCTGACGCTGCCGGCCCGGCGCACCTTCGGCCTCGCGGCGTCGACGATCTGGGGCGGCTTCTTCGACACGACGTATGCGTTCCGCTTCGGCGATCCTTCGCACGACGTCACGGTCGCGCGCCTCGCGCATACGGATGGGACGCTGCTGGCCGAGGCCTTCCACTTTCCGCTCGGGCGCGGCCGTGCCCGGCACGATCTCGGGCTGGAGGCGGCGGTCGAGCACGGCGAGGCCGGCGCGGTGCTCGTGCTGCGCACCCGGCGGCTGGCGCAATCCATCCGCCTCGTCGTGGACGGCTACCGGCCGGAGGACAACTACTTCCACCTGGCGCCCGGCGAAGGCCGCCGCATCGCGCTCGCGCCGCTTGGCGACGCCGCTGTGCGTCCGACCAGGCGCGCCGAGCCGCTGAACGGTCTTACGCCTGCGATCTTCTGA
- a CDS encoding Transglycosylase-associated protein (ID:RHAL1_01914;~source:Prodigal:2.6), protein MILHYIWVVIVGFVAGLIARFLIPGPNNPSGFIMTAVLGIVGSFVANFIAVKIGWISDTSEGGQLLSGVVGAVIILAIYHFISARSASTTI, encoded by the coding sequence ATGATCCTTCATTACATCTGGGTCGTCATCGTCGGGTTCGTGGCGGGGCTTATCGCCCGCTTCCTGATCCCCGGCCCCAACAACCCAAGTGGCTTCATCATGACGGCCGTGCTCGGCATCGTCGGCTCGTTCGTCGCCAACTTCATCGCGGTGAAGATCGGCTGGATCAGCGACACCTCGGAAGGCGGCCAGCTGCTGAGCGGCGTCGTCGGCGCGGTGATCATCCTGGCCATCTACCACTTCATCTCCGCCCGCAGCGCCAGCACGACGATCTGA
- a CDS encoding exported protein of unknown function (ID:RHAL1_01915;~source:Prodigal:2.6), protein MSARIGVTAFALGMFACAPAIAQTDPQTSMQSGRSDNLSHQLSRTGGVIKPKGDVDPNMNAPAPAPHPNSTPVIPPSATGGNNAK, encoded by the coding sequence ATGTCCGCCAGGATCGGCGTTACCGCTTTTGCTCTCGGCATGTTTGCCTGCGCACCGGCCATCGCTCAGACGGATCCGCAGACCAGCATGCAATCCGGCCGCAGTGACAACCTCAGCCACCAGCTCAGCAGGACCGGCGGCGTCATCAAGCCGAAGGGCGACGTCGACCCGAACATGAATGCGCCCGCGCCCGCGCCGCATCCCAACTCTACGCCGGTCATCCCGCCGTCGGCCACAGGCGGAAACAACGCGAAGTAG
- a CDS encoding hypothetical protein (ID:RHAL1_01916;~conserved membrane protein of unknown function;~source:Prodigal:2.6) — protein MWLLDKLNNSEPFAFLEQLPDLVSSYGLPAIFIVILLESAGLPLPGETMLLTGAVLAGSGNGLDIWAVIATAAAAAILGDNLGFWVGRRWGLRLLLRYGRYVHLDERKLKLGQYLFLRHGGKIVFFGRFVALLRTFAAVLAGANRYDARRFLLWNALGGIVWAGVMGGLGYAFGSQVENVLGPVGLGALAVVVVLSVALWRFFKVHEARLTLEAERALPGPLAAS, from the coding sequence ATGTGGCTTCTCGATAAACTCAACAATAGCGAGCCGTTCGCCTTTCTCGAGCAGCTTCCCGACCTCGTCTCCAGCTACGGGTTGCCGGCGATCTTCATCGTCATCCTGCTCGAGAGCGCCGGCCTGCCGCTGCCGGGCGAGACGATGCTGCTGACCGGCGCCGTGCTGGCCGGCAGCGGCAACGGGCTCGACATCTGGGCTGTCATCGCGACCGCGGCCGCGGCGGCTATTTTGGGCGACAATCTCGGCTTCTGGGTCGGACGGCGCTGGGGCCTTCGCCTGCTGCTGCGCTACGGGCGCTACGTGCACCTCGACGAGCGCAAGCTGAAGCTCGGGCAGTATCTGTTCCTGCGCCACGGCGGCAAGATCGTCTTCTTCGGCCGCTTCGTCGCGCTGCTCCGCACCTTCGCCGCCGTTCTCGCTGGCGCCAACCGCTACGACGCCCGGCGCTTTCTGCTCTGGAACGCGCTCGGCGGCATCGTCTGGGCCGGGGTGATGGGCGGCCTCGGCTATGCCTTCGGATCGCAGGTGGAGAACGTGCTCGGGCCGGTCGGCCTCGGTGCCCTCGCGGTGGTCGTCGTCCTGTCGGTCGCGCTCTGGCGCTTCTTCAAGGTTCACGAGGCGCGGCTCACGCTCGAGGCCGAGCGCGCGCTGCCGGGGCCGCTCGCGGCGTCGTGA
- a CDS encoding hypothetical protein (ID:RHAL1_01917;~conserved protein of unknown function;~source:Prodigal:2.6), producing the protein MPKVVTANTLDTGTVVFLGRDGTWVAAISDAAMYDDAAAAEVGLEKANVDVARAIVVEPFVTDAGPEQDGRPKMTLRDTIRAFGPTINFMPSAPKRA; encoded by the coding sequence ATGCCGAAGGTCGTCACCGCCAACACTCTCGATACCGGCACGGTGGTGTTCCTGGGGCGCGACGGGACGTGGGTTGCGGCGATCTCCGACGCCGCGATGTACGACGATGCAGCCGCCGCGGAGGTCGGGCTCGAGAAAGCCAACGTGGATGTCGCCCGCGCCATCGTGGTCGAGCCCTTCGTGACCGACGCCGGACCCGAGCAGGACGGCCGGCCGAAGATGACGCTGCGGGACACGATCCGCGCCTTCGGCCCGACCATCAACTTCATGCCGAGCGCGCCGAAGCGCGCCTGA